In a single window of the Jaculus jaculus isolate mJacJac1 chromosome 9, mJacJac1.mat.Y.cur, whole genome shotgun sequence genome:
- the Rasl10b gene encoding ras-like protein family member 10B, with translation MVSTYRVAVLGARGVGKSAIVRQFLYNEFSEVCVPTTARRLYLPAVVMNGHVHDLQILDFPPISTFPVNTLQEWADACCRGLRSVHAYILVYDICCFDSFEYVKTIRQQILETRVIGTSETPIIIVGNKRDLQRGRVIPRWNVSHLVRKTWKCGYVECSAKYNWHILLLFSELLKSVGCARCKHVHAALRFQGALRRNRCAIM, from the exons ATGGTCTCCACCTACCGGGTGGCTGTGCTGGGGGCACGAGGTGTGGGCAAGAGTGCCATCGTGCGCCAGTTCTTGTACAACGAGTTCAGCGAGGTCTGTGTGCCCACCACCGCCCGCCGCCTCTACCTGCCTGCTGTGGTCATGAACGGCCATGTGCACGACCTCCAGATCCTGGACTTCCCACCCATCAGCACCTTCCCTGTCAACACACTTCAG GAGTGGGCAGATGCCTGCTGCAGGGGACTCCGGAGCGTCCACGCCTACATCCTGGTCTACGACATCTGCTGCTTTGACAGCTTTGAGTACGTCAAGACCATCCGTCAACAGATCCTGGAGACGAG GGTGATCGGCACCTCGGAGACGCCCATCATCATCGTGGGCAACAAGCGGGACCTGCAGCGCGGGCGCGTCATTCCGCGCTGGAACGTGTCGCACCTGGTGCGCAAGACGTGGAAGTGCGGCTACGTGGAGTGCTCGGCCAAGTACAACTGGCACATCCTGCTGCTCTTCAGCGAGCTGCTCAAGAGCGTCGGCTGCGCCCGCTGCAAGCACGTGCACGCCGCGCTGCGCTTCCAGGGCGCGCTGCGCCGCAACCGCTGCGCCATCATGtga